The following are encoded in a window of Platichthys flesus chromosome 11, fPlaFle2.1, whole genome shotgun sequence genomic DNA:
- the pou3f2b gene encoding POU domain, class 3, transcription factor 2: MSGRCGAESRCASAYTWQSAWEPPVGRRGSVKCEVPIIRATSPAPEVMATAASNHYNILTSSASIVHSEPGSMQQATAYRDAQSLLQGDYALQSNSHTLSHAHQWIQALSHGEGAPWSSSPLGAEQDIKPTVQGARDEMHNSSSNLQHQSRPPHLVHQTLGNHHDSRAWRTTTAAHIPSMATTNGQSLIYSQPSFSVNGMIPSSGQGMHHHILRDSHDDQHSPHLSDHGHPPSQHQHQHQPGSHHDHSDEDTPTSDDLEQFAKQFKQRRIKLGFTQADVGLALGTLYGNVFSQTTICRFEALQLSFKNMCKLKPLLNKWLEEADSTSGSPTSLDKIAAQGRKRKKRTSIEVSVKGALESHFLKSPKPAASEIIGLADSLHLEKEVVRVWFCNRRQKEKRMTPPGGALPGSEDVYGDTPPHHGVQTPVQ; this comes from the coding sequence ATGAGTGGCAGGTGCGGGGCGGAGTCCAGGTGCGCCTCGGCGTACACTTGGCAGAGCGCCTGGGAGCCGCCTGTGGGCAGGAGAGGATCTGTCAAATGCGAGGTTCCTATAATAAGAGCGACCAGTCCGGCTCCGGAAGTCATGGCGACCGCAGCGTCTAACCACTACAACATACTCACCTCCAGCGCATCCATCGTGCACTCGGAGCCTGGCAGCATGCAGCAAGCCACGGCGTACCGGGACGCACAGAGCCTGTTGCAGGGCGACTACGCGCTCCAGAGCAACAGCCACACGCTCAGCCACGCACACCAGTGGATCCAGGCGCTGTCCCACGGAGAGGGAGCCCCGTGGTCCTCCAGCCCGCTCGGCGCAGAGCAGGACATCAAACCCACGGTGCAGGGCGCCCGGGACGAGATGCACAACTCCAGCAGCAACCTGCAGCACCAGTCGCGGCCGCCCCACCTGGTGCACCAGACGCTCGGGAACCACCACGACAGCCGGGCGTGGAGAACAACCACCGCGGCGCACATACCGAGCATGGCGACGACGAACGGCCAAAGCCTTATTTACTCCCAGCCGAGCTTCAGCGTGAACGGGATGATCCCGAGCAGCGGGCAGGGGATGCACCACCACATCCTAAGAGACAGTCATGACGACCAACACAGCCCGCACCTCAGCGACCACGGCCACCCGCCGTCccagcatcagcaccagcaccagccgGGGAGCCACCACGACCACTCGGACGAGGATACGCCGACCTCGGACGACCTGGAGCAGTTCGCCAAACAGTTCAAACAGCGGAGGATCAAGCTGGGCTTCACGCAGGCGGACGTGGGACTCGCCCTGGGGACCCTGTACGGAAATGTGTTTTCCCAAACCACCATATGCAGGTTTGAGGCCCTGCAGCTCAGCTTCAAAAACATGTGCAAGCTGAAGCCTCTGTTGAACAAGTGGCTGGAGGAGGCGGACTCCACCTCGGGCAGCCCAACCAGCCTGGACAAAATCGCTGCGCAGggcaggaaaaggaaaaaacggACTTCGATCGAGGTAAGCGTAAAGGGAGCGTTGGAGAGCCATTTTTTGAAGTCCCCTAAACCGGCAGCGTCGGAAATAATCGGCCTGGCGGACAGTCTGCACCTGGAGAAAGAGGTGGTGCGGGTTTGGTTTTGTAacaggagacagaaggagaaacgCATGACTCCTCCCGGAGGAGCTCTGCCAGGGAGCGAGGATGTGTACGGGGACACGCCGCCGCACCACGGGGTCCAGACCCCAGTCCAATGA